The following are encoded together in the Eulemur rufifrons isolate Redbay chromosome 28, OSU_ERuf_1, whole genome shotgun sequence genome:
- the CHUK gene encoding inhibitor of nuclear factor kappa-B kinase subunit alpha isoform X2, whose protein sequence is MERPPGLRPGAGGPWEMRERLGTGGFGNVCLYQHRELDLKIAIKSCRVELNTKNRERWCHEIQIMKKLNHANVVKACDVPEELNFLINDVPLLAMEYCSGGDLRKLLNKPENCCGLKESQILSLLSDIGSGIRYLHENKIIHRDLKPENIVLQDVSGKITHKIIDLGYAKDVDQGSLCTSFVGTLQYLAPELFENKPYTATVDYWSFGTMVFECIAGYRPFLHHLQPFTCHEKIKKKDPKCIFACEEMTGEVRFSSHLPQPNSLCSLIVEPMENWLQLMLNWDPQQRGGPVDLTLKQPRCFILMDHILNLKIVHILNMTSAKIISFLLPPDESLHSLQSRIERETGISTVSQELLSETGISLDPRKPASQCVLDGVRGCDSYMVYLFDKSKTVYEGPFASRSLSDCVNYIVQDSKIQLPIIQLRKVWAEAVHYVSGLKEDYSRLFQGQRAAMLSLLRYNANLTKMKNTLISASQQLKAKLQFFQKSIQLDLERYSEQMTYGISSEKMLKAWKEMEEKAIHYTEVGVIGYLEDQIMSLHTEIMELQKSPYGRRQGDLMESLEQRAIDLYKQLKHRPSDHSYSDSTEMVKIIVHTVQSQDRVLKELFGHLSKLLGCKQKIIDLLPKVEVALSNIKEADNTVMFMQGKRQKEIWHLLKIACTQSSARSLVGSSLEGAVNPQASAWLPPTSAEREHSLSCVGDFSTNDRRKFELSWPFKHYYS, encoded by the exons ATGGAGCGGCCCCCGGGGCTGCGGCCGGGCGCGGGCGGGCCCTGGGAGATGCGGGAGCGGCTGGGCACCGGCGGCTTCGGGAACGTCTGTCTGTACCAGCATCGG GAACTTGATCTCAAAATAGCAATTAAGTCTTGTCGTGTAGAGCTAAATACCAAAAACAGAGAACGGTGGTGCCATGAAATCCAGATCATGAAGAA GTTGAACCATGCGAATGTTGTGAAGGCCTGTGATGTTCCTGAGGAATTGAATTTTTTGATTAATGATGTGCCTCTTCTAGCAATGGAATATTGTTCTGGAGGAGATCTCCGGAAG ctactCAACAAACCAGAAAATTGTTGTGGACTTAAAGAAAGCCAGATACTTTCTTTATTAAGTGATATAG GGTCTGGGATTCGATACTtgcatgaaaacaaaattatacatCGAGATCTAAAACCTGAAAATATAGTTCTTCAGGATGTTAGTGGAAAG ataacacataaaataattgATCTGGGATATGCCAAAGATGTTGATCAAGGAAGCCTGTGTACATCTTTTGTGGGGACACTGCAGTATCTG gcCCCAGAGCTCTTTGAAAATAAGCCTTACACAGCCACTGTTGATTATTGGAGCTTTGGGACCATGGTGTTTGAATGTATTGCGGGATACAGGCCTTTTTTGCATCATCTGCAGCCATTTACCTG CCATGAGAAGATTAAGAAGAAGGATCCAAAGTGTATATTTGCATGTGAAGAGATGACAGGAGAAGTTCGGTTTAGTAGCCATTTACCTCAGCCAAATAGCCTTTGTAG tttaataGTAGAACCCATGGAAAATTGGCTACAATTGATGCTGAATTGGGACCCTCAACAGAGAGGAGGACCTGTTGATCTTACTTTGAAGCAGCCAAGATGTTTTATATTAATGGATCACATTCTGAATTTGAAG ATAGTACATATCCTAAATATGACTTCTgcaaagataatttcttttttgttaccACCTGATGAAAGTCTTCATTCACTGCAGTCTCGTATTGAGCGTGAAACTGGGATAAGTACTGTTTCTCAAGAGCTGCTTTCAGAAACAGGAATTTCTCTGGATCCTCGGAAACCAGCTTCTCAGTGTGTTCTAGATGGAGTT agagGCTGTGATAGCTATATGGTTTATTTGTTTGATAAAAGTAAGACTGTATATGAAGGGCCATTTGCTTCCAGAAGTTTATCTGATTGTGTAAATTATATTG TACAGGACAGCAAAATACAGCTTCCAATTATACAGCTACGTAAGGTATGGGCTGAAGCAGTGCACTATGTGTCTGGGCTAAAAGAAGACTACAGCAGGCTCTTTCAGGGACAAAGAGCAGCAAT GTTAAGTCTTCTTAGATACAATGCTAACTTGACAAAAATGAAGAACACTTTGATCTCAGCATCACAGCAACTGAAAGCTAAATTGCAGTTTTTTCAGAAAAGCATTCAGCTTGACTTGGAGAGATATAGTGAGCAGATGACTTATGGGATAT cttcagaaaaaatgctaaaagcatggaaagaaatggaagaaaaggccATCCACTATACTGAG GTTGGTGTCATTGGATACCTGGAGGATCAGATTATGTCCTTGCACACTGAAATCATGGAGCTACAGAAGAGCCCCTATGGAAGACGTCAGGGAGATTTGATGGAATCTCT gGAACAGCGTGCCATTGATTTATATAAACAGTTAAAGCACAGACCTTCAG ATCACTCCTACAGTGACAGCACAGAGATGGTGAAGATCATTGTGCATACTGTACAGAGTCAGGATCGTGTTCTCAAGGAGCTGTTTGGTCATCTGAG CAAGTTGTTGGGCTGTAAGCAGAAGATTATTGATCTACTCCCCAAGGTGGAAGTGGCCCTCAGTAACATCAAAGAAGCTGACAATACTGTCATGTTTATGCAgggaaagaggcagaaagaaatatGGCATCTCCTTAAAATTGCTTGT acacAGAGTTCTGCCCGGTCCCTTGTAGGATCCAGTCTAGAAGGTGCAGTAAACCCCCAAGCATCAGCATGGCTGCCCCCGACTTCAGCAGAACGTGAACATTCTCTGTCATGCGTG GGAGACTTTAGCACAAATGATAGAAGAAAATTTGAACTGTCTTGGCCATTTAAGCACTATTATTCGTGA
- the CHUK gene encoding inhibitor of nuclear factor kappa-B kinase subunit alpha isoform X1 codes for MERPPGLRPGAGGPWEMRERLGTGGFGNVCLYQHRELDLKIAIKSCRVELNTKNRERWCHEIQIMKKLNHANVVKACDVPEELNFLINDVPLLAMEYCSGGDLRKLLNKPENCCGLKESQILSLLSDIGSGIRYLHENKIIHRDLKPENIVLQDVSGKITHKIIDLGYAKDVDQGSLCTSFVGTLQYLAPELFENKPYTATVDYWSFGTMVFECIAGYRPFLHHLQPFTCHEKIKKKDPKCIFACEEMTGEVRFSSHLPQPNSLCSLIVEPMENWLQLMLNWDPQQRGGPVDLTLKQPRCFILMDHILNLKIVHILNMTSAKIISFLLPPDESLHSLQSRIERETGISTVSQELLSETGISLDPRKPASQCVLDGVRGCDSYMVYLFDKSKTVYEGPFASRSLSDCVNYIVQDSKIQLPIIQLRKVWAEAVHYVSGLKEDYSRLFQGQRAAMLSLLRYNANLTKMKNTLISASQQLKAKLQFFQKSIQLDLERYSEQMTYGISSEKMLKAWKEMEEKAIHYTEVGVIGYLEDQIMSLHTEIMELQKSPYGRRQGDLMESLEQRAIDLYKQLKHRPSDHSYSDSTEMVKIIVHTVQSQDRVLKELFGHLSKLLGCKQKIIDLLPKVEVALSNIKEADNTVMFMQGKRQKEIWHLLKIACTQSSARSLVGSSLEGAVNPQASAWLPPTSAEREHSLSCVVTPQDGETLAQMIEENLNCLGHLSTIIREANEDQGSSMMSLDWSWLTE; via the exons ATGGAGCGGCCCCCGGGGCTGCGGCCGGGCGCGGGCGGGCCCTGGGAGATGCGGGAGCGGCTGGGCACCGGCGGCTTCGGGAACGTCTGTCTGTACCAGCATCGG GAACTTGATCTCAAAATAGCAATTAAGTCTTGTCGTGTAGAGCTAAATACCAAAAACAGAGAACGGTGGTGCCATGAAATCCAGATCATGAAGAA GTTGAACCATGCGAATGTTGTGAAGGCCTGTGATGTTCCTGAGGAATTGAATTTTTTGATTAATGATGTGCCTCTTCTAGCAATGGAATATTGTTCTGGAGGAGATCTCCGGAAG ctactCAACAAACCAGAAAATTGTTGTGGACTTAAAGAAAGCCAGATACTTTCTTTATTAAGTGATATAG GGTCTGGGATTCGATACTtgcatgaaaacaaaattatacatCGAGATCTAAAACCTGAAAATATAGTTCTTCAGGATGTTAGTGGAAAG ataacacataaaataattgATCTGGGATATGCCAAAGATGTTGATCAAGGAAGCCTGTGTACATCTTTTGTGGGGACACTGCAGTATCTG gcCCCAGAGCTCTTTGAAAATAAGCCTTACACAGCCACTGTTGATTATTGGAGCTTTGGGACCATGGTGTTTGAATGTATTGCGGGATACAGGCCTTTTTTGCATCATCTGCAGCCATTTACCTG CCATGAGAAGATTAAGAAGAAGGATCCAAAGTGTATATTTGCATGTGAAGAGATGACAGGAGAAGTTCGGTTTAGTAGCCATTTACCTCAGCCAAATAGCCTTTGTAG tttaataGTAGAACCCATGGAAAATTGGCTACAATTGATGCTGAATTGGGACCCTCAACAGAGAGGAGGACCTGTTGATCTTACTTTGAAGCAGCCAAGATGTTTTATATTAATGGATCACATTCTGAATTTGAAG ATAGTACATATCCTAAATATGACTTCTgcaaagataatttcttttttgttaccACCTGATGAAAGTCTTCATTCACTGCAGTCTCGTATTGAGCGTGAAACTGGGATAAGTACTGTTTCTCAAGAGCTGCTTTCAGAAACAGGAATTTCTCTGGATCCTCGGAAACCAGCTTCTCAGTGTGTTCTAGATGGAGTT agagGCTGTGATAGCTATATGGTTTATTTGTTTGATAAAAGTAAGACTGTATATGAAGGGCCATTTGCTTCCAGAAGTTTATCTGATTGTGTAAATTATATTG TACAGGACAGCAAAATACAGCTTCCAATTATACAGCTACGTAAGGTATGGGCTGAAGCAGTGCACTATGTGTCTGGGCTAAAAGAAGACTACAGCAGGCTCTTTCAGGGACAAAGAGCAGCAAT GTTAAGTCTTCTTAGATACAATGCTAACTTGACAAAAATGAAGAACACTTTGATCTCAGCATCACAGCAACTGAAAGCTAAATTGCAGTTTTTTCAGAAAAGCATTCAGCTTGACTTGGAGAGATATAGTGAGCAGATGACTTATGGGATAT cttcagaaaaaatgctaaaagcatggaaagaaatggaagaaaaggccATCCACTATACTGAG GTTGGTGTCATTGGATACCTGGAGGATCAGATTATGTCCTTGCACACTGAAATCATGGAGCTACAGAAGAGCCCCTATGGAAGACGTCAGGGAGATTTGATGGAATCTCT gGAACAGCGTGCCATTGATTTATATAAACAGTTAAAGCACAGACCTTCAG ATCACTCCTACAGTGACAGCACAGAGATGGTGAAGATCATTGTGCATACTGTACAGAGTCAGGATCGTGTTCTCAAGGAGCTGTTTGGTCATCTGAG CAAGTTGTTGGGCTGTAAGCAGAAGATTATTGATCTACTCCCCAAGGTGGAAGTGGCCCTCAGTAACATCAAAGAAGCTGACAATACTGTCATGTTTATGCAgggaaagaggcagaaagaaatatGGCATCTCCTTAAAATTGCTTGT acacAGAGTTCTGCCCGGTCCCTTGTAGGATCCAGTCTAGAAGGTGCAGTAAACCCCCAAGCATCAGCATGGCTGCCCCCGACTTCAGCAGAACGTGAACATTCTCTGTCATGCGTGGTAACTCCTCAAGATGG GGAGACTTTAGCACAAATGATAGAAGAAAATTTGAACTGTCTTGGCCATTTAAGCACTATTATTCGTGAAGCAAATGAGGACCAGGGCAGTAGTATGATG AGTCTTGATTGGAGTTGGTTAACAGAATAG